The following are encoded together in the Chromatiaceae bacterium genome:
- a CDS encoding FAD-dependent oxidoreductase translates to MSVRDVLSPFTAWKNLFRDPVTIRDPLRDRPGAPRYRGFHQNDLEKCIGCGTCEAICQNAAIDMVPVAGIETRLGDSGLRPRIDYGRCCWCALCVDVCMTQSLSMSNSYTWVDGDPDAFRFTPGLDTHSWDREALGYHRPAGHRLTAASRIPMEELAPEVRIDSFAEIVQGYDLEAARQEADRCVSCGLCIATCPTHMAIPDYIAAVRDGDYERGVRLLYETNPFSAVCGRVCTHKCETSCAARHEGDPIAIRWLKRHLLDQVTPERVRAIVGGPGPATGHRIAIVGAGPAGLTAAFDLARQGHGVTVFEAQGQPGGMTRWGIPEYRLPYAAIDRDIDIIRSVGVEIRCNCRVGGDLTLADLRGQYDIVLLALGLHLGRATRIPGSDHPDVRKAVDLLRQATAGVDFGTPRQALVIGGGNVAMDMARTLARLQRRAYGEVRVIVTALEDLEHFLADPEEIREAGEEGIRILAARGPREVMIQDGRVTGLKTWRVKAIFDDQGRFAPTYDASDEQCHPAEMLVEAIGQMTDTSLLGDDLTECLAWQRGRLQTDDGGRTSEDWLWATGDMVRGPDVVTAVADGHRVAASIHSALRERETPR, encoded by the coding sequence ATGAGCGTCCGCGACGTCCTCTCCCCCTTCACCGCCTGGAAGAACCTCTTCCGCGATCCGGTGACCATCCGCGACCCGCTCCGGGACCGCCCCGGCGCCCCCCGTTATCGCGGCTTCCACCAGAATGACCTGGAGAAATGTATCGGCTGCGGGACCTGCGAGGCCATTTGCCAGAACGCCGCCATCGACATGGTGCCGGTGGCGGGCATCGAGACCCGCCTAGGCGACTCGGGCCTGCGCCCCCGCATCGACTATGGCCGTTGCTGCTGGTGTGCCCTCTGCGTTGATGTCTGCATGACCCAATCGCTGTCCATGTCCAACAGCTACACCTGGGTGGACGGGGACCCGGACGCCTTCCGTTTCACCCCGGGCCTGGACACCCATTCCTGGGATCGGGAGGCCCTGGGCTACCACCGCCCCGCCGGCCACCGGCTCACCGCCGCGAGCCGCATCCCGATGGAGGAGCTGGCGCCCGAGGTACGGATCGACTCCTTCGCCGAGATCGTCCAGGGCTACGACCTCGAAGCAGCGCGCCAGGAGGCCGATCGCTGCGTCTCCTGCGGCCTCTGCATCGCCACCTGCCCCACCCACATGGCGATCCCGGACTACATCGCCGCCGTGCGTGATGGGGACTACGAACGCGGGGTGCGCCTGCTCTACGAGACCAATCCTTTCTCGGCGGTCTGCGGCCGGGTCTGCACCCACAAGTGCGAGACCAGTTGCGCCGCCCGCCACGAGGGCGACCCCATCGCCATCCGCTGGCTCAAACGCCACCTCCTGGACCAGGTGACCCCGGAGCGGGTGCGTGCCATCGTTGGCGGTCCGGGCCCGGCCACCGGCCACCGGATCGCCATCGTCGGCGCCGGTCCGGCGGGACTCACCGCCGCCTTCGACCTGGCCCGCCAGGGCCATGGGGTCACCGTCTTCGAGGCCCAGGGTCAACCCGGCGGCATGACCCGCTGGGGCATCCCCGAGTACCGCCTGCCCTACGCCGCCATCGACCGCGACATCGACATCATCCGCTCGGTGGGGGTGGAGATCCGCTGCAACTGCCGCGTCGGCGGTGATCTCACCCTGGCGGACCTGCGCGGGCAATACGATATCGTGCTGCTGGCCCTGGGCCTGCACCTGGGCCGGGCCACCCGCATCCCCGGCAGCGACCACCCGGACGTGCGCAAGGCCGTGGACCTGCTGCGCCAGGCCACCGCCGGCGTGGACTTTGGCACCCCGCGTCAGGCCCTGGTCATCGGCGGCGGCAACGTCGCCATGGACATGGCCCGCACCCTGGCGCGCCTGCAGCGGCGGGCCTACGGCGAGGTCCGGGTCATCGTCACCGCCCTGGAGGACCTTGAGCATTTCCTGGCCGACCCGGAGGAAATCCGCGAGGCGGGCGAGGAAGGCATCCGGATCCTGGCCGCCCGCGGTCCCCGGGAGGTCATGATCCAGGACGGACGGGTAACGGGCCTCAAGACCTGGCGGGTCAAGGCCATCTTTGATGACCAGGGCCGCTTCGCCCCCACCTACGATGCGTCCGACGAGCAGTGCCACCCCGCCGAGATGCTAGTGGAGGCCATCGGCCAGATGACCGATACTAGCCTACTAGGCGATGATCTCACTGAGTGCCTCGCCTGGCAGCGCGGCCGCCTCCAGACAGATGACGGCGGCCGCACCAGCGAGGACTGGCTCTGGGCCACCGGTGACATGGTGCGCGGTCCGGACGTGGTCACCGCCGTGGCCGACGGCCACCGGGTCGCCGCCAGCATCCATTCCGCCCTCCGTGAACGGGAGACCCCCAGATGA
- a CDS encoding NADH-quinone oxidoreductase subunit D: MGLTPDRSQYPATRPDGSLDIDLSSGKYLKLWQGPQHPGITGNMAVELTVCGDEVVEGRVHVGYLHRGFEKLMERRTFIQCFPIVCRICVPEPDFNEYCYAAAVEELAGIQVPETANWIRTLILEMGRINSYLMYLGGQAGALGLGVIGQWTTYGRDLMLDRFEELTGARIYHMFILPGGVRDGLPEGFEPRMAETLREIEGILHDVQETMFHNAVFKRRTVGQGIIDPAWLDPYGVTGPNARAAGVPRDVRRDFPYLVYPQLDFEPVTGQDSDIFTRAEVRRRDLLLSIDLIRQILARMPRQGPFMASIPSVLHWKIAPGETYVRGECSRGEYGYYLVTDGSGYPRRVNVRGPSYTHAMALLERMIVNCNIADVAALMVSLHTYPPEIER, encoded by the coding sequence ATGGGCCTCACTCCCGACCGTAGCCAGTATCCCGCCACCCGCCCGGATGGCAGCCTCGACATCGACCTGAGCTCGGGCAAGTACCTCAAGCTCTGGCAGGGCCCCCAGCATCCCGGCATCACCGGCAACATGGCGGTGGAACTCACCGTCTGCGGTGACGAGGTCGTGGAGGGCCGAGTCCACGTGGGCTACCTGCACCGCGGCTTCGAGAAGCTGATGGAGCGGCGCACTTTCATCCAGTGCTTCCCCATCGTCTGCCGCATCTGCGTCCCCGAGCCGGACTTCAACGAATACTGCTATGCCGCCGCCGTGGAGGAACTGGCGGGCATCCAGGTCCCGGAAACGGCGAACTGGATCCGCACCCTCATCCTCGAGATGGGCCGCATCAACAGCTACCTCATGTACCTGGGCGGCCAGGCCGGCGCCCTGGGCCTGGGGGTGATCGGCCAGTGGACCACCTATGGCCGTGACCTGATGCTCGACCGCTTCGAGGAGCTGACCGGTGCCCGCATCTACCACATGTTCATCCTCCCCGGCGGGGTCCGCGATGGCCTGCCGGAGGGCTTCGAGCCGCGCATGGCCGAGACCCTGCGGGAGATCGAAGGCATCCTCCATGACGTCCAGGAGACGATGTTCCACAACGCCGTCTTCAAACGGCGCACCGTTGGCCAGGGGATCATCGACCCCGCCTGGCTGGACCCCTACGGCGTCACCGGCCCCAACGCCCGCGCCGCCGGCGTCCCCCGGGACGTGCGCAGGGACTTCCCCTACCTGGTCTATCCCCAACTGGATTTCGAGCCGGTAACGGGCCAGGACTCGGATATCTTCACCCGCGCCGAGGTGCGCCGCCGGGATCTGCTGCTGTCCATCGACCTGATCCGCCAGATCCTGGCCCGCATGCCCCGCCAGGGCCCCTTCATGGCCAGCATCCCCAGCGTCCTGCACTGGAAGATCGCACCCGGTGAAACCTATGTCCGTGGCGAATGCTCCAGGGGGGAGTACGGCTATTACCTGGTCACCGACGGCAGCGGCTACCCGCGCCGGGTGAACGTGCGTGGCCCCTCCTACACCCACGCCATGGCCCTGCTGGAGCGCATGATCGTCAACTGCAATATCGCCGACGTGGCGGCCCTCATGGTCTCCCTGCACACCTATCCGCCGGAGATCGAGCGATGA
- a CDS encoding NADH-quinone oxidoreductase subunit C — MRNGFTEIHGHLSALFAAGDLIAQRPDLAFVELGPAHLRPALLHLRDREGFRHLVLLTAVDWLEAGQFQLTYLLCNRAARLDLGLRVRIPRDPARMESIHDLWPTAATYQRELREMFGIDFPGSPRLHEDFILEGWHEIPPYRRDFDTLEYAQKTFAQRPGRETLDPATHMQQQLYPPALPRAEPPATGGKG, encoded by the coding sequence ATGCGGAATGGTTTTACCGAGATTCACGGGCACCTGAGCGCCCTCTTCGCCGCCGGCGACCTGATCGCGCAGCGGCCGGACCTGGCCTTTGTCGAGCTAGGGCCCGCACATCTGCGCCCGGCCCTCTTGCACCTGCGGGACCGGGAAGGCTTCCGCCACCTGGTCCTGCTCACCGCCGTGGACTGGCTGGAGGCGGGGCAGTTCCAGCTCACCTACCTGCTCTGCAACCGCGCCGCGCGCCTGGACCTGGGCCTGCGGGTGCGCATCCCCCGGGACCCGGCCAGAATGGAAAGTATCCACGATCTCTGGCCCACCGCCGCCACCTATCAGCGGGAACTGAGGGAGATGTTCGGTATCGACTTCCCCGGCAGCCCCCGTCTCCACGAGGACTTCATCCTGGAGGGCTGGCACGAAATTCCACCCTACCGGCGCGATTTCGACACCCTGGAATACGCCCAAAAGACCTTTGCCCAGCGCCCCGGCCGCGAGACCCTGGACCCGGCGACCCACATGCAACAGCAACTCTACCCGCCGGCGCTTCCCCGCGCCGAGCCGCCCGCCACGGGAGGCAAAGGCTGA
- the nuoB gene encoding NADH-quinone oxidoreductase subunit NuoB, producing MKPELQKRLVKGPDGVEFEVEPLRDYYCEALPEVQRPAYLQIIEDLFNWARSESIWILGFGTGCGAIEMRPLMTPRFDAYRYGIQWRPTPRQANLFVISGYLSVKTLKRVIRSYEQMQNPKYVVGLGSCTINGGMYFDSYNTIKRLDQYLPVDLYITGCMPRPEALLAGFLDLKGLIRAGKAEGANQYAKNFAWYKANQKQVIQDWDMPDYNW from the coding sequence TTGAAGCCGGAACTGCAAAAGCGCCTGGTCAAGGGCCCGGACGGGGTTGAATTCGAGGTCGAGCCCCTGCGGGACTACTACTGCGAGGCCCTGCCCGAGGTCCAGCGCCCGGCCTACCTCCAGATCATCGAGGACCTCTTCAACTGGGCCAGGTCCGAATCCATCTGGATCCTCGGCTTCGGCACCGGCTGCGGGGCCATTGAGATGCGCCCCCTCATGACACCGCGCTTCGACGCCTACCGCTACGGCATCCAGTGGCGACCCACCCCGCGGCAGGCCAACCTCTTCGTCATCTCCGGCTACCTGTCGGTCAAGACCCTCAAGCGCGTCATCCGCTCCTACGAGCAGATGCAGAACCCCAAGTACGTGGTGGGCCTGGGTTCCTGCACCATCAACGGCGGCATGTACTTCGATTCCTACAACACCATCAAGCGGCTGGACCAGTATCTGCCGGTGGACCTCTACATCACCGGTTGCATGCCCAGGCCCGAGGCCCTGCTCGCCGGCTTCCTGGACCTCAAGGGGCTCATCCGCGCCGGCAAGGCCGAGGGCGCCAACCAGTACGCGAAAAATTTTGCCTGGTACAAGGCCAATCAGAAGCAGGTCATCCAGGATTGGGACATGCCGGACTACAACTGGTAA
- a CDS encoding NADH-quinone oxidoreductase subunit H — MTFDWMKIPYSLLTLFIVFNYGLLLNALIAKIAARVGRRHGIPIWQNYVDLIKNYGLRTSISHGVHFYLGPVFRLTGGIGLVLFVPTLYGNEMFANLSFAGDLILALYFVFFGTLGMALGAGESGHPYAAIGVSRGLSQVTASELPFGLAVFAVALQYQTLSVTEIVAAQQGGFLNWTLFTNPLAVAAAMLSFLGSMMRPPFDLVLAPQEIPIGPPTEYHSSYLALMQTNRAIFPIAKIIIYMNLFFGGATSWPVFFLKVFLIYMVSVLVGVVFPRFRVEQSIRWFLVWAVPLGVLGVLWV, encoded by the coding sequence ATGACCTTCGACTGGATGAAGATTCCCTATTCCCTCTTGACGCTGTTCATCGTCTTCAACTACGGCCTGCTGCTGAATGCCCTGATCGCCAAGATCGCCGCCCGGGTCGGGCGCCGCCACGGCATCCCCATCTGGCAGAACTACGTGGATCTGATCAAGAACTACGGGCTGCGCACCTCCATCAGTCACGGCGTCCACTTCTACCTGGGGCCGGTCTTCCGACTGACGGGGGGCATCGGCCTCGTCCTCTTCGTGCCGACCCTGTATGGCAACGAGATGTTCGCCAACCTGTCCTTCGCCGGCGACCTCATCCTGGCCCTCTATTTCGTCTTCTTCGGCACCCTGGGCATGGCCCTGGGCGCCGGCGAGAGCGGCCACCCCTATGCCGCCATTGGCGTCAGTCGTGGCCTGTCCCAGGTCACCGCCTCCGAGCTGCCCTTCGGCCTGGCAGTCTTCGCCGTGGCCCTCCAATACCAGACCCTGTCGGTGACCGAAATCGTCGCCGCCCAGCAGGGCGGCTTCCTGAACTGGACCCTCTTCACCAATCCCCTGGCGGTGGCGGCGGCCATGCTGTCCTTCCTCGGCTCCATGATGCGCCCGCCCTTCGACCTGGTGCTGGCGCCCCAGGAGATCCCCATCGGTCCGCCGACGGAGTACCACTCCTCCTACCTGGCCCTGATGCAGACCAACCGGGCCATCTTCCCCATCGCCAAGATCATCATTTATATGAACTTGTTCTTCGGTGGGGCGACGAGCTGGCCGGTCTTCTTCCTCAAGGTCTTTTTGATTTACATGGTCTCGGTCCTGGTCGGCGTCGTCTTCCCGCGCTTTCGGGTCGAGCAGTCGATCCGCTGGTTCCTGGTCTGGGCGGTGCCGCTGGGCGTGTTGGGGGTCTTGTGGGTATGA
- a CDS encoding NADH-quinone oxidoreductase subunit F: protein MLSPIFFIATALGAAFLLGLLGPRRPFAAWAISLATLGFMAWLAAIWLLALVTGQTGPAEILTAGAPPPFAINLRLGLPEAALILIVNLTGLLSALYLKAELLAQGHRAMAVLLVAIMAMNGIILTRDLFNLFVFMELIAIATAGLILLSDDERALAAGFKYLLVAQFVSVLLLIGIIFAYHASGTLNLDGLAGAASALGVGSAWVMQAGGGIAFLLMFIALVVELKPFPANGWALDIYEAAHPAFSAIFAAASGTAALFAVDKLLVIGGAEWLPVTTGIGILTFLAANLLALPQSQDRRLLGYSSVAQTGLVLVIIGQRDILGDRYFFIACGVLAAHAIAKAGFYWLSGLIPGRDLADWAILRGRPLFILAFVSFLALLTGLPPFPGFYAKWELVHLLAAQDRLALLSLILFGTLIEAGYLFRWFGYAIKRPFPVAEAATIKAAYRREPLPMEVPGAYAAAATAGSAALACPFHKLIPILAALAAAWGLGYLWGELSGQNQLLFTWPLAFALLFLGLEWLPAWIKNSLAIAGLLAFFAATYDLYDPLRLIFAIIFLVGGAVTLLASYDAQGRRPGFYPSALLMYAGLAILLLAEDSFEFFAAWELLTLGSYFLILRGKASEPHALSYLLFSLGGAFLILTGFALAAQGGPGLELAALAQVPAPLSGWVFALLAIGFMTKTAALGLHIWLPGAHAEAETDVSPMVSGILLKAGLFGLFILLMTMGKQQLYGVELTHLLLWIGAGTALIGNLLAVFQEDAKRLLAYSSIGQMGYAMFGLGLMNHLGWLMALMFVVNHYIYKSMLFLSVGGVAKRTGTRDMYRMGGLITLMPLSFIAVLIGIIAISGVPPLSGFGGRWIFYNAILDTEVRLPLVILFLAGPIAFLYLFRLIHTIFLGQLKDEHRRVREAPFWIILPQMLFVALLMAFALFPGLALRRVDAYIGQFFPNGGLDWEGLVISSHYGYWNPVAIMIIIGVIFTTVFAWLLFVNRRAQKVKQFNIAFAAERPFRPETTHFAWNFFAPYRKALGFLTLPLATRFWETLTDLLHTAGDLGRRLYTGNGQTYAFHFLAFAVMVLLWGLGVQP from the coding sequence ATGCTAAGCCCCATCTTCTTCATCGCGACCGCCCTGGGCGCCGCCTTCCTCCTGGGTCTGCTCGGCCCCCGGCGGCCTTTTGCCGCCTGGGCGATCAGCCTTGCCACCCTGGGTTTCATGGCCTGGTTGGCCGCGATCTGGCTGCTGGCCCTGGTGACCGGGCAGACCGGCCCGGCGGAGATCCTCACCGCCGGCGCCCCGCCCCCTTTTGCCATCAACCTGCGGCTCGGCCTGCCCGAAGCCGCCCTGATCCTGATCGTCAACCTGACTGGCCTGCTTTCGGCCCTGTATCTAAAGGCTGAACTGCTGGCGCAAGGTCACCGGGCCATGGCGGTGCTGCTGGTGGCGATCATGGCCATGAACGGCATCATCCTCACCCGCGACCTCTTCAATCTCTTCGTCTTCATGGAACTGATCGCCATTGCCACCGCCGGCCTCATCCTGCTGTCGGACGACGAGCGGGCCCTGGCGGCGGGCTTCAAGTACCTGCTGGTGGCCCAGTTCGTCTCCGTCCTGCTGCTGATCGGGATCATCTTTGCCTACCACGCCAGCGGCACTCTCAACCTGGATGGCCTAGCCGGAGCCGCTTCCGCACTGGGCGTTGGGAGCGCCTGGGTCATGCAGGCCGGCGGGGGCATCGCCTTCCTGCTGATGTTCATCGCCCTGGTGGTCGAGCTGAAGCCCTTCCCGGCCAACGGCTGGGCCCTGGACATTTACGAAGCGGCCCACCCCGCCTTCTCGGCCATTTTCGCCGCAGCCAGCGGCACCGCCGCCCTCTTCGCGGTGGATAAGCTGCTCGTCATCGGCGGGGCGGAGTGGTTGCCGGTGACCACGGGCATCGGCATCCTCACCTTCCTCGCCGCCAACCTCCTGGCCCTGCCCCAAAGCCAGGACCGCCGCCTGCTGGGTTATTCCTCGGTTGCCCAGACCGGCCTGGTGCTGGTGATCATCGGCCAGCGCGACATCCTCGGCGACCGCTATTTCTTCATCGCCTGCGGCGTCCTGGCCGCCCACGCGATAGCCAAGGCGGGGTTCTATTGGCTCTCCGGGCTGATCCCGGGACGGGATCTTGCCGACTGGGCCATTCTGCGCGGCCGGCCGCTCTTCATCCTGGCCTTTGTCAGCTTCCTCGCCCTGCTCACCGGCCTGCCGCCCTTCCCCGGCTTCTACGCCAAGTGGGAACTGGTCCACCTGCTCGCCGCCCAGGACCGGCTGGCCCTGCTGAGCCTGATCCTCTTCGGCACCCTGATCGAGGCTGGCTACCTGTTCCGGTGGTTCGGCTATGCCATCAAACGCCCATTCCCGGTCGCGGAAGCGGCGACGATCAAGGCCGCCTATCGCAGAGAGCCCCTGCCGATGGAGGTCCCGGGGGCTTATGCCGCGGCGGCAACGGCGGGCTCGGCGGCCCTCGCCTGCCCATTCCATAAGCTGATCCCCATCCTCGCCGCCCTGGCCGCCGCCTGGGGCCTGGGCTATCTCTGGGGGGAACTGTCCGGTCAAAATCAACTGCTATTCACCTGGCCCCTGGCCTTCGCGCTTCTCTTCCTGGGACTGGAATGGCTGCCGGCCTGGATCAAGAACTCCCTGGCCATCGCCGGCCTGCTGGCCTTCTTTGCCGCCACCTACGACCTGTACGACCCCCTGCGCCTCATCTTCGCCATCATCTTCCTGGTGGGCGGAGCCGTGACCCTGCTCGCCAGCTACGATGCCCAGGGCCGGCGGCCCGGCTTCTACCCCTCGGCCCTGCTGATGTACGCCGGCCTGGCGATCCTCCTCCTCGCCGAGGACAGCTTTGAGTTCTTCGCCGCCTGGGAACTGCTGACCCTAGGCTCCTATTTCCTCATCCTGCGCGGTAAGGCCTCGGAGCCCCATGCCCTGTCCTACCTCCTCTTCTCCCTGGGTGGCGCCTTCCTCATCCTGACGGGCTTCGCCCTGGCGGCCCAGGGGGGCCCAGGGCTGGAACTGGCCGCCCTTGCCCAGGTGCCCGCGCCCCTCTCGGGCTGGGTCTTCGCCCTGCTGGCCATTGGTTTCATGACCAAGACCGCCGCCCTGGGGCTGCACATCTGGCTCCCCGGCGCCCATGCCGAGGCGGAGACGGACGTATCCCCCATGGTCTCGGGCATCCTGCTCAAGGCCGGCCTCTTCGGGCTCTTCATCCTGCTCATGACCATGGGCAAGCAGCAGCTTTATGGCGTCGAGCTGACCCATCTGCTGCTCTGGATCGGCGCCGGCACCGCCCTGATCGGCAACCTGCTGGCCGTCTTCCAGGAGGACGCCAAGCGCCTGCTCGCCTACTCCTCCATCGGCCAGATGGGCTATGCCATGTTCGGCCTGGGCCTGATGAACCACCTGGGCTGGCTCATGGCCCTGATGTTCGTCGTCAACCACTACATCTACAAGTCCATGCTCTTCCTCTCGGTGGGCGGCGTGGCCAAGCGCACCGGCACCCGCGACATGTACCGCATGGGCGGCCTCATCACCCTCATGCCCCTGTCCTTCATCGCCGTCCTCATCGGCATCATCGCCATCTCGGGGGTGCCGCCCCTGTCCGGTTTCGGCGGGCGCTGGATCTTTTACAATGCCATCCTTGACACCGAGGTCCGACTGCCGCTGGTGATCCTCTTCCTCGCCGGCCCTATCGCCTTCCTCTATCTCTTCCGGCTCATCCACACCATCTTCCTCGGCCAACTGAAGGACGAGCACCGGCGCGTCCGGGAGGCCCCCTTCTGGATCATCCTGCCGCAGATGCTGTTCGTCGCCCTGCTCATGGCCTTCGCCCTCTTCCCGGGCCTGGCCCTGCGCCGGGTCGATGCCTACATCGGCCAGTTCTTCCCTAACGGCGGCCTGGACTGGGAGGGCCTGGTCATCTCCAGCCACTACGGCTACTGGAACCCGGTCGCCATCATGATCATCATCGGCGTCATCTTTACGACGGTCTTCGCCTGGCTGCTGTTCGTCAACCGCCGCGCTCAGAAGGTCAAGCAGTTCAATATCGCCTTCGCCGCCGAGCGTCCCTTCCGGCCGGAGACCACCCACTTCGCCTGGAACTTTTTCGCCCCCTACCGTAAGGCCCTGGGCTTCCTCACCCTGCCCCTGGCTACCCGTTTCTGGGAGACCCTCACCGACCTGCTGCACACCGCGGGCGATCTGGGGCGACGCCTCTATACCGGCAACGGCCAGACCTATGCCTTTCACTTTCTGGCCTTCGCCGTCATGGTCCTGCTGTGGGGCCTGGGGGTCCAGCCATGA
- a CDS encoding cation:proton antiporter subunit C produces MPDLAQIALTTGFLLILIGFYGALTQPNLLRIIVAFTLASTGVNILIVAVGYLRGRTAPILDATLTASEAAARVIDPLPQALVLTAIVIGLGTTALMLAYAYQLFAKRRTLDIAKFTDLKW; encoded by the coding sequence ATGCCGGATCTTGCCCAGATCGCCCTGACCACGGGTTTCCTGCTGATTCTGATCGGCTTTTACGGCGCCCTGACCCAGCCCAACCTGCTGCGCATCATCGTCGCCTTCACCCTCGCCAGCACCGGGGTCAATATCCTCATCGTCGCCGTGGGCTACCTGCGCGGACGCACGGCGCCCATCCTCGACGCCACCCTGACCGCCAGCGAGGCCGCCGCCCGGGTCATAGACCCCTTGCCCCAAGCCCTGGTACTCACCGCCATCGTCATCGGCCTGGGCACCACGGCCCTGATGCTCGCCTACGCCTACCAGCTCTTCGCCAAGCGGCGCACCCTGGATATCGCCAAGTTCACGGACCTGAAATGGTAA
- a CDS encoding sodium:proton antiporter, which produces MIKRLAALLLLAVLGALFANLLVGYIPDPALNPTALYYAERTAQDLGAANLVTAIVISYRGLDTLGEVTVLFLTAAIVGLVLAGPGARQGSKQQPDEGAEPGAKDRPGAANPGQRGAPVPVGELLTTGSQLLTPMILLLGVYVFANGHLTPGGGFQGGAILASATLLLLLAAPLKRFSHRLITGLEALSGLLFVGIGLLGLVLAGGFLDNRILPLGTLGDLFSAGAIPLISALIGLKVGAEFSSILASLSETEES; this is translated from the coding sequence ATGATTAAGCGTCTGGCCGCCCTGCTGCTGCTCGCCGTCCTGGGTGCCCTCTTCGCCAACCTGCTGGTGGGTTACATCCCGGACCCGGCCCTGAATCCGACCGCTCTCTACTACGCCGAGCGCACCGCCCAGGACCTGGGGGCCGCCAACCTGGTGACCGCCATCGTCATCAGCTACCGCGGCCTGGATACCCTGGGGGAGGTCACGGTGCTCTTCCTGACGGCGGCCATCGTCGGCCTGGTCCTGGCGGGACCCGGGGCGCGGCAGGGGTCGAAACAACAGCCGGACGAGGGGGCGGAGCCCGGGGCAAAGGACCGGCCGGGCGCGGCTAACCCGGGCCAGCGGGGCGCTCCGGTCCCGGTGGGCGAACTGCTGACCACCGGTAGCCAACTGCTGACACCCATGATCCTGCTGCTGGGGGTCTATGTTTTCGCCAACGGCCATCTGACACCGGGCGGCGGCTTCCAGGGCGGCGCCATCCTCGCCTCGGCGACCCTGCTCCTGCTGCTGGCCGCGCCCCTCAAGCGCTTCAGCCACCGCCTGATTACGGGTCTGGAGGCCCTCTCCGGCCTGCTCTTCGTCGGCATCGGCCTCCTGGGCCTGGTCCTGGCCGGGGGCTTTCTCGACAACCGCATCCTGCCCCTGGGCACGCTGGGGGATCTCTTTTCCGCCGGGGCCATCCCCCTCATCTCGGCCCTGATCGGGCTCAAGGTCGGCGCGGAATTCTCCTCCATCCTCGCCAGCTTGTCCGAGACGGAGGAATCCTGA
- a CDS encoding DUF4040 domain-containing protein, whose translation MSDLTLILAGLLGLAMIVAALVAIGGRSLPIAILASSLVSLFASVLFLILAAPDVAMTEAAIGSGLTTFLFFFVLGRLRRGGPEVDDHD comes from the coding sequence ATGAGCGACCTGACCCTGATCCTGGCCGGCCTGCTGGGCCTGGCGATGATCGTCGCCGCCCTGGTAGCCATCGGCGGCCGGTCCCTGCCTATTGCCATCCTGGCCTCGAGCCTGGTAAGCCTCTTCGCCTCGGTGCTCTTCCTGATCCTGGCGGCCCCGGACGTCGCCATGACCGAGGCCGCCATCGGCAGCGGCCTGACTACCTTCCTCTTCTTCTTCGTGCTGGGCCGGTTGCGGCGCGGCGGACCCGAGGTTGACGACCATGATTAA
- a CDS encoding Na+/H+ antiporter subunit G, whose translation MDASLFPITPLNLLGGLLLVAGAAFLLLGGLGLVRMPDVFNRIQAGTKATTLGTLLSLAGIGCLRPEWGLKLLLIGLFILFTNPLSSQILARAAHRVGLKKSPLTRVDRLAEDTGEAS comes from the coding sequence ATGGACGCGAGCCTCTTTCCCATCACGCCGCTCAATCTGCTCGGCGGCCTGCTGCTGGTAGCCGGTGCCGCCTTCCTGCTCCTCGGCGGCCTCGGGCTGGTCCGGATGCCCGACGTCTTCAACCGCATCCAGGCCGGCACCAAGGCCACCACCCTGGGCACCCTCCTGAGCCTGGCCGGCATCGGCTGCCTGCGCCCCGAATGGGGCCTCAAGCTGTTGCTCATCGGGCTCTTCATCCTCTTTACCAACCCCCTCTCGTCCCAGATCCTGGCCCGCGCGGCACACCGGGTCGGCCTGAAAAAATCGCCCCTTACCCGGGTGGACCGACTGGCGGAAGACACCGGGGAGGCCTCATGA
- a CDS encoding cation:proton antiporter (subunit F of antiporter complex involved in resistance to high concentrations of Na+, K+, Li+ and/or alkali) — translation MVEFLLALAAGLAGVAFLLALWRFFQGPTAADRVVAFDVLTIIAITGILLTTLVEGRGIYLDVALIYALLSFLGVIVVARYLEGGL, via the coding sequence ATGGTTGAGTTCCTCCTGGCCCTGGCGGCCGGCCTGGCCGGGGTCGCCTTCCTGCTGGCCCTCTGGCGTTTTTTCCAGGGCCCCACGGCGGCGGACCGAGTGGTGGCCTTCGACGTCCTGACCATCATCGCCATCACCGGCATCCTGCTGACCACTCTGGTCGAGGGCCGCGGCATCTACCTCGATGTAGCCCTCATCTATGCCCTCCTCTCCTTCCTGGGGGTGATCGTGGTCGCCCGTTACCTGGAGGGAGGACTCTGA